From the genome of Excalfactoria chinensis isolate bCotChi1 chromosome 12, bCotChi1.hap2, whole genome shotgun sequence, one region includes:
- the QRICH1 gene encoding transcriptional regulator QRICH1, translating into MNNSLENTISFEEYIRVKARTIPQHRMKEFLDSLASKGPEALQEFQQTATTTMVYQQGGNCIYTDSTEVAGSLLELACPVTTSVQQQTQQEQQIQVQQPQQVQVQVQVQQSPQQVSAQQLSPQLTVHQASEQPIQVQVQIQGQGQQQASQTIQSQCLQSPSPSQLQAAQIQVQQVQHVQTAQQIQAAEIQEEHIQHQQIQAQLVAGQAITGGQQIQIQTVGALSPPPSQQGSPREGERRISTASVLQPVKKRKVDMPITVSYAISGQPVATVLAIPQGQQQSYVSLRPDLLTVDSAHLYSATGTITSPTGETWTIPVYSAQPRGDLQQQNITHIAIPQEAYNAVHVSGSPTTLTTVKLEDDKDKMVGSTSVVKNSHEEVVQTLANSLFPAQFMNGNIHIPVAVQAVAGTYQNTAQTVHIWDPQQQQQQPTPQEQGQQQQQLQVTCSAQTVQVAEVEQQQQPQTSPELLLPNSLKPEEGLEVWKSWAQTKNAELEKEAQNRLAPIGRRQLLRFQEDLISSAVAELNYGLCLMTREARNGDGEPYDPDVLYYIFLCIQKYLFENGRVDDIFSDLYYIRFTEWLHEVLKDVQPRVSPLGYVLSSHVTEEMLWECKQLGAHSPSTLLTTLMFFNTKYFLLKTVDQHMKLAFSKVLRQTKKNPSNPKDKSTSIRYLKAHGAHQTGQKVTDDMYAEQTENPENPLRCPIKLYDFYLFKCPQSVKGRNDTFYLTPEPVVAPNSPIWYSIQPISREQMEQMLTRILVIREIQEAIAVANASTMH; encoded by the exons ATGAATAATTCTCTGGAGAACACCATTTCCTTTGAAGAATACATCCGCGTGAAGGCGCGAACGATCCCCCAGCACAGGATGAAGGAGTTCCTGGACTCCCTGGCTTCCAAGGGGCCGGAAGCTCTGCAGGAGTTTCAGCAGACGGCCACCACCACGATGGTGTACCAGCAGGGCGGCAACTGCATTTACACGGACAGCACAGAGGTGGCCGGGTCTTTGCTTGAACTCGCTTGCCCTGTGACAACCAGTGTCCAGCAGCAAACTCAGCAAGAGCAGCAGATACAGGTTCAGCAACCCCAGCAAGTCCAG GTTCAGGTCCAGGTCCAGCAGTCACCGCAGCAGGTCTCCGCCCAGCAGCTCTCTCCACAACTCACTGTCCATCAAGCTTCTGAGCAGCCAATACAGGTCCAGGTGCAGATCCAAGgccaggggcagcagcaggccTCCCAGACAATACAAAGTCAGTGTCTTCAGAGCCCCAGCCCAtctcagctgcaggcagctcaaATCCAAGTGCAGCAAGTGCAGCATGTGCAGACTGCCCAGCAGATCCAGGCTGCGGAGATACAGGAGGAGCACATACAACACCAGCAGATCCAGGCGCAGCTTGTGGCAGGACAGGCCATCACTGGTGGTCAGCAGATCCAGATCCAGACAGTGGGGGCATTGTCACCTCCACCTTCTCAACAAGGCTCTCCGcgagagggagagaggaggatCAGCACCGCTAGCGTCCTTCAGCCGGTGAAGAAACGCAAAGTGGATATGCCTATTACTGTATCGTATGCTATTTCAGGGCAGCCAGTTGCCACAGTGTTGGCCATTCCTCAGGGCCAGCAGCAAAGTTATGTCTCTCTAAGGCCAGACTTGCTAACAGTGGACAGTGCCCACCTGTACAGTGCCACTGGGACCATTACTAGCCCCACTGGAGAGACTTGGACCATCCCTGTTTACTCTGCTCAGCCACGTGGTGAccttcagcagcaaaacatAACCCACATCGCCATCCCTCAGGAGGCCTACAATGCTGTCCACGTCAGTGGCTCCCCAACGACACTGACCACAGTGAAGCTGGAAGATGACAAGGATAAGATGGTGGGAAGTACTTCAGTAGTGAAGAACTCTCATGAGGAAGTGGTGCAGACTCTTGCTAATTCACTCTTTCCAGCGCAGTTTATGAATGGCAACATCCACATTCCAGTGGCAGTGCAGGCTGTGGCCGGGACATACcagaacacagcacagacagtGCACATATGGGACCcgcagcagcaacagcagcagcccacaCCCCAAgagcaggggcagcagcagcagcaactaCAAGTCACTTGCTCA gCTCAAACTGTTCAGGTTGCTGaagtagaacagcagcagcagccgcagACTTCACCTGAACTTCTACTTCCAAACTCTCTGAAGCCAGAAGAAGGGCTTGAAGTGTGGAAAAGCTGGGCACAGACCAAGAAtgcagagctggaaaaagaagCCCAAAATAGGCTAGCACCTATTGGAA gacgccAGCTGCTGAGGTTCCAGGAAGATCTCATATCTTCAGCTGTGGCTGAGCTGAATTATGGTCTATGTTTAATGACACGAGAAGCACGGAATGGTGATGGTGAACCGTATGATCCAGATGTGCTCTATTATATCTTCCTGTGTATTCAGAAG TATCTCTTTGAAAACGGGCGAGTAGATGACATCTTCTCGGATCTCTACTATATTCGCTTCACTGAGTGGCTGCATGAGGTTCTCAAGGATGTACAGCCTCGTGTTTCCCCCCTTG GTTATGTCCTCTCTAGTCATGTAACAGAGGAGATGCTGTGGGAGTGTAAGCAGCTGGGAGCTCACTCCCCTTCCACCTTACTCACTACGCTGatgttttttaatacaaa ATACTTCCTGTTGAAGACAGTAGACCAGCACATGAAGCTGGCCTTCTCCAAGGTATTGAGGCAGACCAAGAAGAACCCTTCCAATCCCAAGGATAAAAGCACGAGTATCCGCTATCTGAAGGCTCATGGTGCACACCAGACAGGCCAGAAAG TTACAGATGATATGTATGCAGAGCAGACTGAGAATCCAGAGAACCCCCTGAGGTGCCCGATAAAGCTGTATGACTTCTACCTCTTCAAATG